The segment ATCACCTACGGAGTCGTTTCTGGTGATGTTACCCCCATCGAAGAAATTGGTTTAGTCGGTGTACGGGAAATGTACAAGTCTTTAGGAACTGATGTCGGTGCTGTTGCTCAAAGCATCCGTGAAATGAAAGCAGTAGCCACCGGAATGATGTCTGCTGATGATGCGGCTGAAGCTGGTCAATACTTCGATTATGTCATCGGTGCCATGCAGTAGAACGAGTTTTTTGATGAACTCGTTTAACCCAAGGTTAACCCCTCAATTCGTAAGACGTTTGAAGACTAAGCAAGATTAAGGAATCACAACTATGCAAGACGCAATTACCTCTGTAATCAATTCCTCTGATGTCCAAGGGAAGTACCTTGATGGTTCTGCCATGGACAAGCTGAAAAACTACTTCGCCAGTGGTGAACTCCGTGTTCGCGCTGCTAGTGTTATCAGCGCTAATGCTGCTGACATCGTTAAAGGTGCTGTTGCTAAATCTTTATTGTACTCTGATGTCACCCGTCCCGGTGGCAATATGTACACCACCCGTCGCTATGCTGCTTGTATCCGCGACTTAGACTACTATCTCCGCTATGCTACCTATGCTATGTTAGCTGGCGATCCTTCCATCCTTGACGAGCGCGTTCTCAATGGATTAAAAGAAACCTACAATTCTTTAGGTGTACCTATCTCCAACACCGTTCAAGCCATCCAAGCGATGAAAGAAGTCACCGCTAGTTTGGTGGGTGCCGACGCTGGAAAAGAAATGGGTGTCTATTTCGACTACATTTGCTCTGGCTTAAGCTAGAACGGCTAATGGTGGCGATCGACTAAAGATTGTCCATTAGAGGTTCGGGAAGTCTAGAGTGAGTGCTAGGTGGTTAAAGGCTTAATCTTTAGGTTAAAGATGGGTT is part of the Rippkaea orientalis PCC 8801 genome and harbors:
- the apcB gene encoding allophycocyanin subunit beta; this encodes MQDAITSVINSSDVQGKYLDGSAMDKLKNYFASGELRVRAASVISANAADIVKGAVAKSLLYSDVTRPGGNMYTTRRYAACIRDLDYYLRYATYAMLAGDPSILDERVLNGLKETYNSLGVPISNTVQAIQAMKEVTASLVGADAGKEMGVYFDYICSGLS